The sequence GGCCAAGCGGGCGGAGGCCCGCAGCACCTCGGACCAGAAGGAGCACTGGCGCCGGCGGCCCCTTGCCCTGGCACCGCTGACGCTCGATGTCACGGTCCCGAAGCTGCACCGGATGCCGCTGGGCGAAGGCGCGGGCGTCGAGGTCTTCGTACGCCCGCCGGCCGCCGGGACGATCACCATCACCGTCACCCTGGTCAACACCGAGACGGTGGGCGAGCGCGAACTCCAGGACGCGTACTGCCTCTATCAGCCCCGCATCACCGTGACGACGCCGTCGGGGGCTCCGGCCTTCGTGGAGCGTCCCGCGGGTCGCCGCGCGAACGACCCGGATGTGGCGACGAGCCGGCTGCTCCACCGGCACGCTCCCACCTTCGCCATGGGCCACGGGTGCGCGGCGGAGTGGGACTGGTTCCCGCCCGCCATCGGTGCGCCGAACCACGAACGCGCCGCGATCACAGCCGTGCGCACGCAGTTCCTGCCGGCCCACGAGGTGTTGCTGACCGACTCGAACCCGGACATCGACGACTCCGCGCTCACCATGCACGGCCTGGCGACCCGGCCGGAGAGCGAGGTGCTCGCCGCGCTGAACACGCTGATGGCCGATTACGCGGAGTGGATCGACCGCAAGGAGGTGGAGGCGGACGCCTTCCGGGGAACGTCGTACGAGACGCCGGCACGGGAGCGGATCGAGCAGTGCCGCGATGCCCTGGCCCGGATGCGCCGGGGCATCCGGGTGCTCGGGGAGAGCTCGGACGCGATGCGGGCGTTCCGGCTCACCAACCGGGCCATGGCGCATCAGCGGGCCCGGGGCGAGTGGGTGCGCAACGGCCGCGAAGGAGCACCCGACGAGACACGCGGGCGGTGGCGCCCCTTCCAGATCTCGTTCATGCTGCTCTGCCTGGAGGGCATCGTCGACCCGAACCACGAGGACCGGTCGGTGGCCGACCTGCTGTGGTTCCCCACCGGTGGCGGCAAGACCGAGGCATACCTCGGCCTCATCGCCTTCACCACGTTCCTGCGCCGCCTGCGACTGAAGGAGCGGGGCGCCGGCGTGACCGTACTCATGCGCTACACCCTGCGGCTGCTGACCCTGCAGCAGTTCGAGCGAGCCGCGGCCCTCATCTGCGCCATGGAACGCATCAGGCTCGGCGACGAGGGAACGCTCGGCGCGGAGCCGATCTCCATCGGGATGTGGGTCGGTCAGTCCGCCACCCCCAACCGGCTCTCGGACGCCGAGAAGAGCCTGGTCGAGCTGCGCAAGGAGAAGGACCTCCAGGAGCGCAACCCCGTACAACTGCACGCCTGCCCCTGGTGCGGCACCCGTCTGGACGCGTACCAGTACGAGGTCGACGAGGAGGCCAAGCGGATGCATGTCCGCTGCCCCGACGACTGGTGCGACTTCCGCGACGGTCTGCCGGTCCATCTCGTCGACGAGGCCGTCTACGACGCACGCCCCACCCTGGTGATCGCCACCGTCGACAAGTTCGCCGCGATGCCGTGGCGGGTGCAGACCGCGGCTCTCTTCAACCGCGACCTCGAGGACGGCACTCCTCCCCCGGAGTTGATCGTCCAGGACGAGTTGCACCTCATCTCGGGGCCGCTCGGCACCCTCACCGGCCTCTACGAGACAGCGGTGGACCTGCTGGCCGACAACCCGAAGGTCATCGCCTCGACCGCCACGATCCGTCGCGCTTCGGACCAGGGGAGGATGCTCTTCGACCGCGCGGTCGCCCAGTTCCCCCCGGCGGGGATCGACGCCCGGGACTCCTGGTTCGCCGTGGAGACCCCGAAGGAGCGCAAGGCGAGCCGCCAGTACGTCGGCCTCCTCACCCCGAGCACCAGCCAGGCCACCCTGCTCGTCCGTACCTACGCGAACCTCCTGCACAGGGCCGCCCTCGCCGACGTCGACGACGGGGTTCGCGACGCGTACTGGACGCTCGTCGGCTACTTCAACAGCCTCCGTCTGCTGGCGGCCGCCGAGCTCCAGGTCCACGACGACGTCGACGCCTACCTGGAGTACCTGTCCTCGCGCGAGGACGGACCGAGGCGCAAGGTGCTGGAGCAGACCGAGTTGACGAGCCGGGCCAACTCCAGCGACATCCCGAAGCGCCTCAAGCAGTTGGAACAGCGCCTGCCGCATCCGGACACCGTGGATGTCCTGCTCGCGACGAACATGATCTCGGTCGGTGTCGACGTGGATCGGCTCGGGCTGATGGCGGTCATGGGGCAGCCGCAGACCACCGCTGAGTACATCCAGGCGACCAGCCGGATCGGGCGCCGCCATCCGGGTCTGGTCGCCGTGATGCTGAACTCCGCCCGGTCCCGCGACCGTTCCCACTACGAGAGCTTCCAGCACTTCCACTCCGCCCTGTACCGGGAGGTCGAGTCGACCAGCGTGACGCCCTTCTCGTCCCGCGCCCGTGACCGGGGACTGCACGCGGTGGTCGTCGCTCTCGCGCGCATCCTGATCCCGGCGGCGGCGCCCAACGACGGAGCCGGTCGCATTCGGGAGTTCCGCGCGGATCTGGAGAACGTCGTCCGCACGGCTCTCCTCGCGCGCGTGAAGTCGGTCGCTCCGGACGAGCTCCCGGCGACGGCCGCGGCCTTCGACGAGTTCGTCGACTGGTGGGAGGGCGAGGCCGAAGCGCACGGCGGTCTCCTCTACGAACCCACACGCGGCAACCGCACACCGTCCCTGTTGAGCGCGTTCGACAACGAGGACGAGGACGCCTGGCCCACCCTGTGGAGCCTGCGCGACGTCGACGCCGAATCCGCCCTGTTCATGGAGGCATCCCGATGACCCCGCCCCCCGCCCGGCGCCGACGGGCCGGCGCGCCCGAGCGCAGCTACCCGCGACGCGGTTCGGTTCGCCGCGCGCAGATGATCACCACCTACGGGGTCGGCTCGATCGTCGCCGTCGACAACGAGTCGTTCATGGTGAGCGGCATCGACTCGTGGAACGTCGACGAGGCGCCGACCGTCCACGAGCACCGCCTGGCGCGCGTGCTCGGCGTGAAGTCGTTCCGTCTCCCGCCGGCCTCCGACGACACCAGCAAGGACGGAGTCCGGGTCCGCCGCTTCCCCCTGTGGCACTCGTGCCCCGGCTGCAACGCGCTCCAGCACGTGAGCCGGTTCAACTCCCCACCGGGAAAGAACGAGTGCGGCGACTGCCACGAGGAGCTGGTGCCCTCGCGCTTCGTCATGGCCTGCCCCAAGGGACACATCGAGGACTTCCCGTACTGGAAGTGGGCGCACCGCAACAACCGTAAGGACAGCGACGCCGGACTGTGCGGCGGGGAACTGCGGCTGCGGACGAGCGGCAAGACCGCGTCGCTCCGGTCGATCCTGATCTCCTGCACGTGCGGAATCCCCGAGGTCTCGATGGAGGGCGCGTTCCGCCGCGCCGCCCTGTCGGACCTGAAGGTCTACTGCAACGGGCGCCGCCCCTGGCTCGGAAGGGCGGCCGACGAGCACTGCACGGAGAAACCGCGCACGCTTCAGCGCGGTTCGTCCGTCGCGTGGCAGCCGATCGTCAGGACGGCCCTCTCGATCCCGCCGTGGAGCGACGGCCACGCGACACGCCTGGAGCTGCACTGGGACAACCTCCGCAAGATGAAGGACAACCAGGTCGAGCTGGCCGCGTACCTGAAGGTCCTCGGCCTGCAGGAGAACTACGAGTTCTCGCTCGACAAGGTCATGGGCCTCTTGGAGGCGGAGAACCACGAGGACACCACCCAGGACGAGGACAAGGGCACCGACAGTGCCTACGTCGCTCTGCGCAAGCAGGAGTACGAGCGGCTCGTCGCCGGCCGCCTCGAAAGCGAGACGGATCACGAGGACCAGTTCGTCTGCGAGCCACCGCGCTCCTCCTCCGAGGTCCTGACGCCCTACGGAGTGACGGGGCCGATGCTGGTGAAGCGCCTGCGGGAAGTCCGCGCGCTGAAGGCCTTCTCCCGCGTCGACACACCCGAGACCCACACCGATGTCCACGAGGCGGCCCTGTCGCTCGCCCCGATGGACTGGCTCCCCGCGATGGAGGTCCAGGGTGAGGGCGTCTTCCTGCGCCTGGACGAACAGCGCCTCGACGACTGGGCGCGCAGCACCGCCGTGGCCGCACGCGCCGACCGCATCCGGGCCAACCACCTGCGCATGCTGCGTGAGCGCGCCCAGGACCCCGCGAACGTCCCGGATTCACCGGCGGATGCCCGCATGGTGCTCCTGCACACGTTGGCCCACGCCCTGATCAACGAGTGGAGCCTCGACGGCGGTTATCCGGCCGCCTCGTTGCGGGAGCGGTTGTACGCGGACGAGTCGATGGCCGGTCTCCTCATCTGCACGGCCACCAGCGACTCCGCAGGAAGTCTCGGCGGCCTGGTCGCGCAGGGAGAACCCGACCGCCTGGAGTCCGCCCTGCACTCGGCCCTCCGCCGGGCGCAATGGTGCTCGGCCGACCCGCTCTGTGTGGAGTCCACGGGCAGCGGCGTGGGCGGCATCAATCTGGCGGCCTGCCACGCGTGCGTCCTGCTGCCGGAGACCAGCTGCGAGCACAACAACGGTCTGCTGGACCGGGCCCTGCTGATCGGAACGCCGGAGGACCCGTCGATCGGGTTCTTCCACGAGGCGCTGCGCTGACCCGACGGCCCGCTACGGCCGGGGCGGCCCCATGGGCCGCCCCGCATCGGCCCGCTCCGCCACCCGCACCCTGCACACCCCGTCCTCGCAGTCGCGGCGCAGGCGCCCCCGGGAAATGGTCTGTGCGAGCCCGATGGCCCAGCACATCGGGCATCCGCGCAGGGCCAGCACGCCGGCCGGCAGGAGCAGCAGGCTGAGCGGGCCGGTGACCGGGATCAGGGCGAACGAGGCGATCAGGCTGCCGAAGCCGGCCGCGCCCCGGGCCAGGTGGCGGGGCACGGACGCGCTCGCGAAGTCAGGGGCGTCGGACTTGGTGCGCGTCGTGTCAGGGGTGTCGGACTTGGTGCTCGTCGTCATGAGCGGCTCCAGGCGTGGGTTCGGGTACGGCACGGAGGGCGTGCTGCACCGCGGTGCGGGCGCGGTGCAGGCGCGACTTCATGGCGGCGGTGCTGAGGCCGAGCGCTTCGGCGGTCATGCGCCCGCTGTAGCCCTGGATGTCCCGCATGACCAGGACGCGGCGCTGCTCGGCCGGCAACGCCGCAATGGCCGCGGCCACTTCGGCGGCCTCCATGCGGTGCAGGACCTCGTCCTCGGCGGAGCGCACGGCGGTGTCCGGCACGGCCGCGGGCGCCCGCATCGTCCGCGCCCGCCGCAGGCACTCGTTGCGGACGATGCGGAACATCCATGAGGCCAGCGCCCCGGATGCCCGGAGCATCCCGATCTTGCGGTAGAGGATGATCAGGGCTTCCTGCGCCGCGTCCTCGGCGTCCTCGGGCGTGGAGCAGAGGGAGCGGGCGAAGCGGCGTACGTTCGGATGCGCTCCCGACACCAGCGCGGCGAGCGAGTCGACGTCGCCGCTCTGCGCGGCGACGACCAACTGCTCGCCGGGCCAGGACGCGTCAGCCACGGGCTTGCTTCCGCTTGCGCAGGACGACGTAACTGCACGTGCAGAGCAGCACGGCTCCGGCGGCGATGGCGATTCCCACGATCATGAGTCCTCCTGGTGTTCCCGTACGTGCCGGCGTCCGTCGGCACACATATAGGAGACGGGGCGCGCGAAAAGGATTCGCCCGCAGGAAGGTTGGTACGGGAAGGGCTCGGCTGCGTGCACCATGACGGGCCCATGGTGCACGGGAGCGGCCCGCCCACCGCACCGCGGGCCCCGAGCTCCCGCCTGTGCGGGCACCCGGTCACACCCACCTCGATCGGTTGCCACGGGCCGCGAATGGGACGCCCCGCGCCGAGGCCCGTACAGCCCCCTAGACTGCGGCGGCCGCGTCCGGACAGCCGAAGGAGAAGTCCATGCCCGATGCGCAGGAGGCCGGAGACAACGTCATGTCACACGAGGCCGGGCACGGCAGTGGCCGGGGCGGTGCGGCGGGAACCTCCGGGTCAAAGCGGCGGCTCTCCTGCCTGGCCGTTGTGGTGGCTGTTCTGGCCGCAGGGGCGGGCGGCCTCGTATGGCTGTTCCAGGGCCACCTGTCCCAGCCCTTCGGGGACGACCGGGCCTGCGACGGCAGCGACACGAAGCTCCCGCGGGTGATCTCCGCCGGAGGTGCTCCGATACCCATTGGAGCCTCCGGCGTCCACTACTACACCCGGAACGGGAACGCCGAGGTCACCTTCGTCAGCGGCGACATACTGGACTACCTCCACCATGTCGGCGTCCTCCCCGACGACGCGCCCCTGTTCGATGAGAAGTACGGCACCAAGGCGGAGGCCGGAGACGAGATCGCGCTGCCCGACGGATTGTGCGGCTCCCCCTTGCGTGGCCCCGTCTGGGTCTACGGCTCCACAAGCACCGCCGGGTCCGGCGTCGCCGTCATGGTCGAGCGCTCCCCCGTCGACAACGACTCCTTCCGGCTGCCCACCCGTGCCGTGGTCACGTACCGCCTCCCCTGACGCGCACGGCCGAAGGCCGCGGCTGCCGGCCGCTCTGTCGTGATGGGCCGCCCGCCGGGCCCGCCGCGCTCGGTCACCCACCGTCCGCTGCGCACGTGCCCCCGTACCGGGCGCACGAAGTCGCGCCGTCAGGCGGGGTCCCCACCGTCCGGTGTGGCGACACCCGCCACCGCGAACAGCGCACCGCGTGTCCGGGACCAACGCTCCGGCGCGCGGCAGAGCAGACAGGTATGCCGGTCGAGGCGCAGGCCTCCGGTGGACGTCTGTAGGGTGCCGCGGATGACTTCCACACCCGCGTCGCCCAGCTCGGCCGCCGACGCCGCCGAGACGTTCCTCCGGAACTTCCACAACA is a genomic window of Streptomyces sp. NBC_00708 containing:
- a CDS encoding helicase C-terminal domain-containing protein is translated as MSNTSGPHAEHYAVREELVDQLRRDLMGPGAPDEILTQDPPITAYPIGVLFPRPSDRAAEQALDEDEAETEGLDDVPLVRGRGDVEESTPDLGTSGGGDRRPSSMGITFAVDPSVASSIVVHTEAARYDPIDPEGRATSAKRAEARSTSDQKEHWRRRPLALAPLTLDVTVPKLHRMPLGEGAGVEVFVRPPAAGTITITVTLVNTETVGERELQDAYCLYQPRITVTTPSGAPAFVERPAGRRANDPDVATSRLLHRHAPTFAMGHGCAAEWDWFPPAIGAPNHERAAITAVRTQFLPAHEVLLTDSNPDIDDSALTMHGLATRPESEVLAALNTLMADYAEWIDRKEVEADAFRGTSYETPARERIEQCRDALARMRRGIRVLGESSDAMRAFRLTNRAMAHQRARGEWVRNGREGAPDETRGRWRPFQISFMLLCLEGIVDPNHEDRSVADLLWFPTGGGKTEAYLGLIAFTTFLRRLRLKERGAGVTVLMRYTLRLLTLQQFERAAALICAMERIRLGDEGTLGAEPISIGMWVGQSATPNRLSDAEKSLVELRKEKDLQERNPVQLHACPWCGTRLDAYQYEVDEEAKRMHVRCPDDWCDFRDGLPVHLVDEAVYDARPTLVIATVDKFAAMPWRVQTAALFNRDLEDGTPPPELIVQDELHLISGPLGTLTGLYETAVDLLADNPKVIASTATIRRASDQGRMLFDRAVAQFPPAGIDARDSWFAVETPKERKASRQYVGLLTPSTSQATLLVRTYANLLHRAALADVDDGVRDAYWTLVGYFNSLRLLAAAELQVHDDVDAYLEYLSSREDGPRRKVLEQTELTSRANSSDIPKRLKQLEQRLPHPDTVDVLLATNMISVGVDVDRLGLMAVMGQPQTTAEYIQATSRIGRRHPGLVAVMLNSARSRDRSHYESFQHFHSALYREVESTSVTPFSSRARDRGLHAVVVALARILIPAAAPNDGAGRIREFRADLENVVRTALLARVKSVAPDELPATAAAFDEFVDWWEGEAEAHGGLLYEPTRGNRTPSLLSAFDNEDEDAWPTLWSLRDVDAESALFMEASR
- a CDS encoding DUF1998 domain-containing protein, producing the protein MTPPPARRRRAGAPERSYPRRGSVRRAQMITTYGVGSIVAVDNESFMVSGIDSWNVDEAPTVHEHRLARVLGVKSFRLPPASDDTSKDGVRVRRFPLWHSCPGCNALQHVSRFNSPPGKNECGDCHEELVPSRFVMACPKGHIEDFPYWKWAHRNNRKDSDAGLCGGELRLRTSGKTASLRSILISCTCGIPEVSMEGAFRRAALSDLKVYCNGRRPWLGRAADEHCTEKPRTLQRGSSVAWQPIVRTALSIPPWSDGHATRLELHWDNLRKMKDNQVELAAYLKVLGLQENYEFSLDKVMGLLEAENHEDTTQDEDKGTDSAYVALRKQEYERLVAGRLESETDHEDQFVCEPPRSSSEVLTPYGVTGPMLVKRLREVRALKAFSRVDTPETHTDVHEAALSLAPMDWLPAMEVQGEGVFLRLDEQRLDDWARSTAVAARADRIRANHLRMLRERAQDPANVPDSPADARMVLLHTLAHALINEWSLDGGYPAASLRERLYADESMAGLLICTATSDSAGSLGGLVAQGEPDRLESALHSALRRAQWCSADPLCVESTGSGVGGINLAACHACVLLPETSCEHNNGLLDRALLIGTPEDPSIGFFHEALR
- a CDS encoding RNA polymerase sigma factor — encoded protein: MADASWPGEQLVVAAQSGDVDSLAALVSGAHPNVRRFARSLCSTPEDAEDAAQEALIILYRKIGMLRASGALASWMFRIVRNECLRRARTMRAPAAVPDTAVRSAEDEVLHRMEAAEVAAAIAALPAEQRRVLVMRDIQGYSGRMTAEALGLSTAAMKSRLHRARTAVQHALRAVPEPTPGAAHDDEHQVRHP